A genomic region of Chlorobaculum parvum NCIB 8327 contains the following coding sequences:
- the cobD gene encoding threonine-phosphate decarboxylase CobD, with translation MNHDHLLAHRHGDRSGDRLASAISLDFSVNLAPIDPPLQELFSTTIPFASYPSMDGHSVREFYAARFGLERQCVLATNGAIEGLYLIPRALGLKRVLVPQPSFFDYGRACRLAGAEVVPLPLEAATDFAFPDIDTVASALEGCDALIAGSPNNPTGTLIPKELILALACRFPDKLFIIDEAFIQFTEAFPSNSLMSEIKAFRNIAVVHSLTKFYAIAGLRLGAVIAHPSMIRRLFGHKEPWTINAIAERAATLLLDCGDFEERVRAIVAEGRRQFSEGLAGNPAIKLYGGAANFLFASVDETVGLDFLQGFLAERGILVRDCSNFDSIDPTFFRFCIRMPMENRRLISALNDFGKASKSAKSTVREAVR, from the coding sequence ATGAACCACGATCATCTGCTGGCACATCGCCACGGCGACCGTTCGGGCGACAGGCTTGCGAGTGCCATTTCGCTCGACTTCAGCGTCAATCTCGCGCCTATCGACCCTCCGTTGCAGGAGCTGTTCTCCACCACCATTCCATTTGCATCCTATCCCTCGATGGATGGACATAGTGTGCGCGAGTTCTATGCGGCCCGGTTCGGCCTCGAACGGCAGTGCGTGCTGGCTACGAACGGTGCAATCGAGGGGCTGTACCTGATTCCGAGAGCGCTTGGCCTCAAGCGTGTGCTCGTTCCGCAGCCGAGCTTCTTTGACTACGGGCGCGCTTGCCGTCTTGCCGGAGCAGAGGTTGTGCCGCTGCCGCTGGAGGCCGCCACGGACTTCGCCTTTCCCGACATCGACACCGTAGCCTCGGCGCTCGAAGGGTGCGACGCGCTGATCGCAGGCAGTCCGAACAACCCGACCGGTACGCTGATTCCGAAGGAGCTGATTCTGGCGCTGGCCTGCCGTTTTCCTGACAAACTTTTCATCATCGACGAGGCCTTCATCCAGTTCACGGAAGCGTTTCCGTCAAACTCGCTGATGTCGGAGATCAAGGCGTTCCGGAACATCGCTGTGGTGCATTCGCTCACCAAGTTCTACGCCATCGCCGGGTTGCGCCTCGGCGCGGTGATTGCACATCCCTCGATGATCCGGCGGCTGTTCGGCCACAAGGAGCCGTGGACGATCAACGCTATCGCTGAACGCGCTGCTACGCTGTTGCTCGACTGCGGGGATTTCGAGGAGCGGGTGCGTGCCATCGTTGCCGAAGGGCGCCGCCAGTTCTCCGAAGGGCTTGCCGGTAACCCGGCCATCAAGCTTTACGGCGGCGCGGCCAATTTCCTGTTTGCTTCGGTTGACGAAACGGTCGGTCTCGATTTTCTGCAGGGTTTTCTTGCCGAGCGCGGAATCCTGGTGCGCGATTGCTCCAATTTCGACTCCATCGATCCGACCTTTTTCCGCTTCTGTATCCGGATGCCGATGGAGAATCGACGTCTGATTTCGGCGCTGAACGATTTCGGAAAGGCATCGAAAAGCGCCAAATCTACCGTCCGGGAGGCGGTTCGATGA
- a CDS encoding cobyric acid synthase, with amino-acid sequence MVTDFVTPMTNIAILGTASDVGKSIVATALCRIFSNAGVDVAPYKAQNMSNNSGVTPDGFEMGRAQIVQAIAARVTPHADMNPVLLKPNTDTGAQVVLQGKVCADKSAREYFGDTRRWAEAAFESLDRLAAEHELLVIEGAGSCAEMNLYKRDFVNFKTARRAGAAVILVADIDRGGVFAQVAGTLAVIPPEDRALVKGVIINRFRGDKSLFDEGVRMLESMTGVPVLGVLPWVKALAIDAEDAVPLSSVVDPKREPSGDKIGIAAIYFPHISNFTDLAPLERDPSVELHYLHRPKSLDSYNALILPGSKNVRGDLAWLEKMGWRDEIEKFRKRGGIIVGLCGGYQMLGASIADPHGVEGAPGESAGLGLLTVKTVLEREKMLSNTIGTLAGSSCLVGGYEIHMGRTEVDPGASPLIDVTERNGKADAGFDGALSADGRVMGTYFHGFFDRPEVRTWFLRMLDSGYESPVGASAADPFELLAKHFSENLDLEKLFAIAGLSVKGEKES; translated from the coding sequence ATGGTAACTGATTTCGTAACGCCCATGACCAACATCGCCATACTCGGTACCGCCTCGGACGTCGGCAAGAGCATCGTGGCCACCGCGCTGTGCCGCATTTTCAGCAACGCGGGAGTCGATGTGGCGCCCTACAAAGCGCAGAACATGTCGAATAATTCAGGCGTCACGCCGGACGGTTTCGAGATGGGCCGGGCGCAGATCGTGCAGGCGATTGCCGCGCGGGTGACGCCCCATGCGGACATGAACCCGGTGCTGCTCAAGCCTAACACCGACACCGGCGCGCAGGTCGTGCTGCAAGGCAAAGTGTGCGCGGACAAGAGCGCTCGCGAATATTTCGGCGACACGCGGCGCTGGGCCGAGGCGGCGTTCGAGAGCCTCGACCGGCTGGCAGCAGAGCACGAGCTGCTGGTGATCGAGGGGGCGGGGTCGTGTGCCGAGATGAACCTCTACAAGCGCGATTTCGTGAATTTCAAGACCGCTCGGCGCGCCGGGGCGGCGGTGATTCTCGTGGCGGACATCGACCGCGGCGGCGTGTTCGCGCAGGTGGCGGGCACGCTGGCGGTGATTCCGCCGGAGGATCGGGCGCTGGTCAAGGGCGTCATCATCAACCGCTTTCGGGGCGACAAATCGCTCTTCGACGAAGGCGTCCGGATGCTCGAATCGATGACCGGCGTGCCGGTGCTCGGCGTGCTGCCTTGGGTCAAGGCGCTCGCCATCGACGCCGAGGACGCCGTACCATTGTCGTCGGTGGTCGATCCGAAGCGCGAGCCGTCTGGCGACAAGATCGGCATCGCGGCGATCTACTTCCCGCACATCTCCAACTTTACTGACCTCGCACCGCTGGAGCGCGATCCCTCGGTCGAGCTGCACTACCTCCACCGTCCGAAGTCGCTCGATAGCTACAATGCGCTGATCCTGCCCGGCTCGAAGAACGTGCGCGGTGACCTCGCATGGCTCGAAAAAATGGGCTGGCGCGACGAGATCGAGAAATTTCGCAAACGCGGTGGCATCATCGTCGGCCTCTGCGGCGGCTATCAGATGCTCGGGGCCTCCATCGCTGATCCGCACGGCGTCGAGGGCGCTCCGGGCGAAAGCGCGGGGCTTGGGCTGTTGACCGTCAAAACTGTGCTCGAACGCGAGAAGATGCTGAGCAACACCATCGGCACGCTTGCGGGCTCGTCCTGTTTGGTCGGCGGTTACGAAATTCACATGGGTCGGACGGAGGTCGATCCGGGCGCGTCGCCGCTCATCGACGTGACGGAGCGCAATGGCAAGGCCGATGCAGGCTTCGACGGAGCTTTGAGTGCCGACGGGCGGGTGATGGGCACCTATTTTCACGGCTTCTTCGACCGTCCGGAAGTCCGCACCTGGTTTCTGCGAATGCTGGACAGCGGTTACGAATCGCCAGTGGGAGCGTCCGCCGCTGATCCATTCGAGCTGCTTGCCAAGCATTTCTCGGAAAATCTCGATCTTGAGAAGCTGTTTGCTATTGCCGGTCTTTCGGTCAAAGGGGAGAAAGAGTCATGA
- the cbiR gene encoding cobamide remodeling phosphodiesterase CbiR, which produces MKKYPFRLGTSSYIIPDDILPNVHYLAGKVQDIELVLFESDEFSNLPTPEVIAELVALAAEHDLTYSVHLPLDVYLGNDDPGERERSVGKCHRIIELTRELPKSAFVMHFEAGKGVDINEFSDEERLRFAGNLADSAKMLLDGCGESASMFCAENLNYPFEIVWPVVEEFDFSVTLDVGHLEFYGFPTADYLRRYLSRARVLHMHGTTEGRDHNSLAYMNPKALDLVVEALRKADGEPKVFTLEIFSEADFLSSVETLERFSS; this is translated from the coding sequence ATGAAGAAGTACCCGTTCAGACTCGGCACCTCGTCCTACATCATTCCGGACGACATTCTGCCCAACGTGCACTACCTGGCGGGCAAGGTGCAGGACATCGAGCTTGTGCTCTTCGAGTCTGACGAATTCAGCAACCTGCCGACGCCAGAGGTGATCGCAGAGCTTGTCGCGCTGGCCGCAGAGCACGACCTCACCTACTCGGTGCACCTGCCGCTCGACGTCTATCTTGGCAACGACGATCCAGGCGAGCGCGAGCGTTCGGTGGGCAAGTGCCACCGGATTATCGAGTTGACGCGCGAGCTGCCAAAGTCCGCTTTCGTGATGCACTTCGAGGCGGGCAAGGGGGTGGACATCAACGAATTTTCCGACGAAGAGCGTTTGCGTTTTGCCGGAAACCTCGCCGATTCAGCGAAGATGCTGCTCGACGGCTGCGGCGAATCGGCCTCGATGTTCTGCGCCGAAAACCTGAACTACCCCTTCGAGATCGTCTGGCCGGTCGTCGAAGAGTTCGACTTTTCGGTAACGCTTGACGTGGGCCATCTCGAATTCTACGGCTTCCCGACCGCCGACTATCTCCGCCGCTACCTGTCGCGTGCGCGAGTGCTGCACATGCACGGCACGACGGAAGGTCGTGACCATAACTCACTCGCGTACATGAATCCCAAAGCGCTTGATCTGGTGGTCGAAGCGCTGCGTAAGGCTGATGGCGAACCGAAGGTGTTCACGCTGGAGATTTTCTCGGAAGCGGATTTTCTGTCGTCAGTTGAAACACTTGAACGATTTTCATCATGA
- the cobT gene encoding nicotinate-nucleotide--dimethylbenzimidazole phosphoribosyltransferase — protein sequence MTDRFQQLLASIKPVDMNLTSAVKAHLDDLTKPQGSLGRLEEIAMKYCIATGTSKPSLSKKKVFCFAGDHGVAAEGVSAFPAEVTPQMVYNMLGGGAAINVLSRHAGADLEVVDMGVNHDFAEHPMLRRCKVKHGSANMAEGPAMSIDETLQAIMAGAELAIEAREQGYELLATGEMGIANTTPATALYSVLLDMSVNAITGRGTGIDDERLHHKIAVIEKAIEVNRANLATPLEVLAALGGFEIAGICGLILGAASVGMPVVVDGFISSSAAVCAIKLSCKVSDYLFFSHLSNEQGHRAVMQKLGARPILDLDLRLGEGTGAAMAMQVIEASLKIYNEMATFSSAGVSGKND from the coding sequence ATGACCGACCGTTTTCAGCAGCTTCTCGCTTCCATCAAGCCTGTCGATATGAACCTGACCTCCGCCGTCAAGGCGCATCTCGATGATCTGACCAAACCGCAGGGGAGCCTTGGGCGGCTCGAAGAGATCGCGATGAAATATTGTATCGCGACCGGCACAAGCAAGCCCTCGCTGTCGAAAAAGAAGGTGTTCTGCTTTGCGGGCGATCATGGCGTGGCAGCCGAGGGCGTGTCGGCGTTTCCTGCCGAGGTGACGCCGCAGATGGTGTACAACATGCTGGGCGGCGGGGCGGCTATCAACGTCTTGTCGCGCCATGCCGGGGCCGATCTTGAAGTTGTCGATATGGGGGTGAACCACGATTTCGCGGAGCATCCGATGCTGCGCCGATGCAAGGTGAAGCACGGTTCGGCGAACATGGCCGAAGGCCCGGCGATGAGTATCGATGAAACCTTGCAGGCGATCATGGCGGGTGCGGAGCTGGCCATTGAGGCGCGCGAGCAGGGTTACGAGTTGCTTGCCACCGGCGAGATGGGCATTGCCAACACGACGCCCGCGACGGCGCTCTACTCGGTGCTGCTCGACATGTCGGTGAATGCAATCACCGGGCGCGGCACGGGCATCGACGACGAGCGGCTCCATCACAAAATTGCGGTGATCGAAAAGGCGATCGAGGTCAATCGCGCCAATCTCGCCACGCCGCTCGAAGTGCTGGCGGCGCTGGGCGGTTTCGAGATTGCGGGCATCTGCGGTTTGATTCTCGGGGCGGCGTCGGTCGGGATGCCAGTGGTCGTCGATGGTTTCATCTCAAGCTCGGCGGCGGTGTGCGCCATCAAGCTCTCATGCAAGGTGAGCGACTACCTCTTTTTCAGCCACCTCTCCAATGAGCAGGGCCACCGCGCGGTGATGCAGAAGCTCGGTGCAAGGCCGATCCTCGATCTCGATTTGCGGCTCGGCGAGGGCACCGGTGCGGCGATGGCGATGCAGGTGATCGAGGCGTCGCTGAAAATCTACAACGAAATGGCTACCTTCAGTTCGGCAGGAGTTTCCGGCAAAAACGACTGA
- the cobU gene encoding bifunctional adenosylcobinamide kinase/adenosylcobinamide-phosphate guanylyltransferase, translating into MPEVIYVTGGARSGKSSYALRLAAAYERRVFLATAEAFDDEMQRRIDKHKEEREERFTTVEEPVYLDKALRALPEGTEVVLVDCLTVWLGNMMHYLGDESVINERIDALLDVLNAPPCDIIFVSNEVGMGIVPENAMARDFRDLAGTLNRKVAERATQAYLLCSGLPLVLKQSTPD; encoded by the coding sequence ATGCCTGAAGTGATCTACGTGACCGGCGGAGCGCGGAGCGGCAAGAGCAGTTATGCGCTGAGGCTTGCCGCTGCCTACGAACGCCGGGTGTTTCTTGCCACCGCCGAGGCGTTCGATGACGAGATGCAGCGTCGTATCGATAAGCACAAGGAGGAGCGTGAAGAGCGATTCACGACGGTGGAGGAGCCGGTGTATCTCGACAAGGCCTTGCGGGCGTTGCCCGAAGGTACTGAGGTGGTGCTGGTCGATTGCCTGACCGTGTGGCTGGGAAACATGATGCACTATCTCGGCGATGAGTCGGTGATCAATGAGCGCATCGATGCTCTGCTCGACGTGCTGAACGCTCCGCCGTGCGACATCATCTTCGTCTCCAACGAGGTCGGTATGGGCATCGTACCCGAAAACGCGATGGCTCGAGACTTCCGCGACCTTGCCGGAACGCTCAATCGCAAGGTGGCCGAACGCGCTACGCAGGCGTATCTACTGTGCAGCGGACTGCCTTTGGTTCTCAAACAATCAACCCCGGACTAA
- a CDS encoding alpha/beta fold hydrolase translates to MDSFLDIQRQRADSESKFIDCNGFRVHYKLYGSGKPPYVVLLHGSFLSMRSWYDVTKPLSEGATVLIFDRPAFGLTSRSLPKRNNEVRYSPEAQSDLVVALMDKLGFDRAVLVGNSTGGTLALLTAMRHPKRVQGLVLVGAMIYSGYANSEVPSFVKPFMKAMRPVFSRLMKLLIAKLYDKNTRGFWHVKSRLSDETLAAFRNDFMVGDWSRGFWELFLETHRLHFDKRVPSVATPSLVVTGEHDLTVKTEESFRLAKELPGAELLVIPDCAHLPQEEQPAAFAAGVKQFVEKLA, encoded by the coding sequence ATGGACTCTTTTCTCGACATACAGCGGCAGCGCGCCGACAGTGAAAGCAAGTTTATTGACTGCAACGGTTTCAGGGTGCACTACAAGCTCTACGGCAGTGGCAAGCCGCCTTACGTCGTGCTGCTGCACGGCAGCTTTCTGAGCATGCGCTCGTGGTACGACGTGACAAAGCCGCTCTCTGAAGGGGCGACGGTGCTGATTTTCGATCGCCCTGCATTCGGGTTGACCTCGCGCTCGCTGCCGAAGCGCAACAACGAGGTGCGTTACAGTCCGGAGGCGCAGAGCGATCTCGTCGTGGCGTTGATGGACAAGCTCGGTTTCGACCGCGCGGTGCTGGTGGGCAACTCCACTGGCGGCACGCTGGCGCTGCTCACCGCCATGCGCCATCCGAAGCGCGTGCAGGGCCTTGTGCTCGTCGGCGCGATGATCTACAGCGGCTACGCCAACAGCGAGGTGCCGTCGTTCGTAAAGCCCTTCATGAAGGCGATGCGGCCGGTCTTTTCACGCCTGATGAAACTGCTCATCGCGAAGTTGTATGACAAAAACACCAGGGGATTCTGGCACGTCAAGTCGCGCCTTTCGGACGAGACGCTTGCCGCTTTCAGAAATGACTTTATGGTTGGCGACTGGTCGCGTGGTTTCTGGGAGCTGTTTCTCGAAACGCACCGACTCCATTTCGACAAGCGCGTGCCTTCGGTCGCGACGCCGTCGCTCGTGGTGACCGGTGAGCACGACCTGACAGTCAAAACCGAGGAGAGCTTCCGGTTGGCCAAGGAGCTGCCGGGTGCGGAGTTGCTTGTCATCCCCGATTGCGCTCATCTTCCGCAGGAGGAGCAGCCTGCCGCGTTCGCTGCCGGGGTGAAGCAATTTGTCGAAAAGCTCGCCTGA
- the cobS gene encoding adenosylcobinamide-GDP ribazoletransferase → MLSGLVTALRTLTVLPVPGRDAERFSSSLYWFPVVGLVIGGIVVLFARAGMGAGWPELAAVLALLGGFILTRGLHADGLADLADGFFGGRNREAALRIMKDPNVGSFGSLALIGVMLFKWICLLELARAGAYGMIAAGVVLSRTAQVLLAARMPYARSEGGTATAFVEDAGWPHLLVASVSGVVLLFVLLDWQVVPSSILLFGSVVALFFVGWLSHRKIGGITGDVLGACSELVEIAVWFVAALWLKGLFSAIA, encoded by the coding sequence ATGCTGAGCGGACTCGTGACGGCGCTCCGGACGCTGACCGTGCTGCCGGTGCCGGGGCGTGACGCCGAGCGGTTCAGTTCGTCGCTCTACTGGTTTCCGGTGGTTGGGCTCGTCATCGGCGGCATCGTCGTGCTGTTTGCCCGCGCCGGAATGGGCGCCGGATGGCCGGAGCTGGCCGCCGTGCTCGCGCTGCTGGGCGGGTTCATCCTCACTCGCGGGCTGCATGCCGACGGGCTGGCTGATCTCGCCGACGGCTTTTTTGGTGGGCGAAACCGCGAGGCGGCGTTGCGAATCATGAAAGACCCCAACGTCGGTTCGTTCGGCTCGCTGGCGCTCATCGGAGTAATGCTCTTCAAGTGGATTTGTCTGCTTGAACTGGCCCGCGCCGGAGCGTACGGCATGATCGCCGCCGGAGTCGTCCTGTCGCGCACGGCGCAGGTGCTGCTTGCCGCGAGGATGCCTTACGCCCGCAGTGAGGGCGGTACGGCTACGGCGTTTGTCGAGGATGCGGGCTGGCCGCACCTGCTCGTCGCCTCGGTCTCCGGCGTCGTGTTGCTTTTCGTGCTGCTCGACTGGCAGGTCGTCCCATCGTCGATCCTGCTCTTTGGCTCGGTTGTCGCCCTGTTCTTCGTCGGCTGGTTGAGTCACCGCAAGATCGGCGGCATCACGGGCGACGTGCTCGGTGCGTGCAGCGAGCTGGTGGAGATTGCCGTGTGGTTCGTGGCGGCGCTGTGGCTCAAAGGTCTTTTTTCGGCGATAGCGTAG
- a CDS encoding cob(I)yrinic acid a,c-diamide adenosyltransferase: MTQKRVLLFTGDGKGKSTAAFGMLSRAIGHGMKARVIQFVKAQEGVGEVLFFTRFEEVEWDHYGKGFLPTDPESPMMQKHLEAAEFGFEEAIDALASDEYDFVLLDEVCYAASKGIIPLEPLIKAIVDADDKIIVLTGRNAPQALIDVADTVTEMKMVKHGYEQGLLSQAGVEE, translated from the coding sequence ATGACACAGAAACGGGTTCTTCTTTTTACGGGTGATGGCAAGGGCAAGAGTACGGCCGCATTCGGCATGCTCTCTCGCGCGATCGGCCACGGCATGAAAGCACGGGTTATCCAGTTCGTCAAGGCGCAGGAAGGGGTCGGCGAGGTGCTGTTTTTCACCCGCTTCGAGGAGGTCGAGTGGGATCATTACGGAAAGGGATTTCTGCCGACCGATCCCGAAAGCCCGATGATGCAGAAGCATCTCGAAGCGGCGGAGTTCGGCTTCGAAGAGGCCATCGACGCGCTGGCTTCGGACGAGTATGACTTTGTGCTGCTCGACGAAGTGTGCTATGCGGCCTCGAAAGGAATCATTCCGCTCGAACCTCTCATCAAGGCGATTGTCGATGCTGATGACAAGATCATCGTGCTCACCGGTCGTAACGCGCCGCAGGCGCTGATCGACGTTGCCGACACCGTGACCGAGATGAAGATGGTCAAGCACGGCTACGAGCAGGGATTGCTCTCGCAGGCTGGCGTGGAGGAGTGA
- the cbiB gene encoding adenosylcobinamide-phosphate synthase CbiB: MTFLLLPLAFLLDLLLGDPQWFPHPVRLVGKLASSTEALFRGMTFLPLRMAGALTVAMVITSTVVTVLAVEVLAFVLHPIVGIAVSVLLLYFAIAPRDLYDHAAAVRNALRAGDLELARRKVAMMVGRDTSTLDEEGVARATVESVAENTSDGVSAPLFYGLLFGPAGAWLYKASNTLDSMFGYRNERYREFGWASARFDDFMNYLPSRLTVLAVAAAAFILRLDPQGAFRAVKAGARLHESPNAGYPEAAFAGALGVTLGGERSYGGVTKAVPTLGLRNGAMDADTITRAMRLMYAASALFLAAGSGMLFVFYLILFSNIHL, encoded by the coding sequence ATGACCTTTCTGCTTTTGCCGCTGGCTTTTCTGCTCGATCTGCTGCTTGGCGATCCGCAGTGGTTTCCTCATCCGGTGAGGCTGGTCGGCAAACTGGCGTCAAGCACGGAAGCGCTGTTTCGTGGCATGACGTTTTTGCCGCTCAGGATGGCCGGAGCGCTGACGGTGGCGATGGTCATCACGAGCACGGTGGTGACCGTACTCGCTGTGGAGGTGCTCGCTTTTGTGCTGCACCCGATTGTGGGCATTGCGGTGTCGGTGCTGCTGCTCTATTTCGCGATCGCTCCACGCGATCTCTACGACCATGCAGCGGCAGTTCGGAATGCGCTCCGTGCGGGTGATCTGGAGTTGGCTCGCCGGAAGGTGGCGATGATGGTCGGGCGCGATACTTCGACGCTCGACGAAGAAGGGGTTGCGCGTGCGACGGTGGAGAGCGTGGCCGAGAACACCTCGGACGGTGTGAGTGCGCCGCTTTTCTATGGCCTGCTGTTCGGCCCGGCAGGGGCCTGGCTGTACAAGGCATCGAACACGCTCGACTCGATGTTCGGTTACCGCAACGAGCGCTACCGTGAGTTCGGCTGGGCGTCGGCGCGATTTGATGATTTTATGAACTACCTGCCGTCGCGCCTGACGGTTTTGGCTGTTGCTGCTGCGGCTTTTATTTTAAGGCTCGATCCGCAGGGCGCATTCCGCGCGGTGAAGGCGGGGGCGCGGCTGCACGAAAGCCCGAATGCGGGCTATCCCGAAGCGGCCTTTGCCGGGGCGCTCGGCGTCACGCTCGGCGGTGAGCGGAGCTACGGCGGCGTTACCAAAGCCGTGCCAACGCTCGGTCTTCGCAACGGGGCGATGGACGCCGACACGATCACCCGCGCCATGCGACTCATGTACGCGGCATCGGCGCTTTTTCTTGCCGCCGGTTCGGGGATGCTGTTTGTTTTTTACCTCATCTTATTTTCAAACATACACTTATGA
- a CDS encoding ABC transporter ATP-binding protein — protein MPGMTELGAPALAFRGVTAGYKGRTVLHGVDFGIAEGEFVSLIGPNGSGKSTLLKTATGLLKASEGKVEVFGREVSSLKPRERASLIGVVPQKLDSPMAFTVGEIVMLGRNLRGRWTGLEGRDYDSVEKAMIYTNVFDMKERRFNELSAGEQQRTALAMALAQEPRIIMLDESIAHLDINHSQEVLRILMNINREEKITVLLVSHDLNLAAQVAGRLMLVQHGRLVKNGSPEEVMKSDLLSRVYDCELRVRRDPFSGNPVVSGALDELLRRPAVRKRLHVICGGGSGIELFRRLSIEGFEVTSGVLNRLDSDAEAARALDIPCVLEQPFSAVGSEAFRQAAAMVSQADGVVIGPVPIGPGNLVNLRLAAEALDAGKPVWIASGLDKRDYTPGKEAAEMSSRLRNAGATEWKGIQELTALLNRAWPESQR, from the coding sequence ATGCCTGGAATGACTGAGCTGGGAGCGCCCGCGCTCGCGTTCCGGGGCGTCACCGCCGGGTACAAGGGGCGCACGGTACTGCACGGCGTCGATTTCGGGATCGCCGAGGGTGAGTTCGTCTCGCTGATCGGCCCGAACGGCTCCGGCAAGAGCACCTTGCTCAAAACCGCCACCGGCTTGCTCAAGGCGTCAGAGGGCAAGGTCGAGGTGTTCGGGCGCGAGGTCTCGTCGCTCAAACCGCGTGAACGCGCCTCGCTCATCGGTGTGGTGCCGCAGAAGCTCGACTCGCCGATGGCCTTTACGGTGGGCGAAATCGTGATGCTGGGCCGGAATCTGCGCGGGCGCTGGACGGGGCTGGAGGGGCGAGACTACGACAGCGTCGAGAAGGCGATGATCTACACCAACGTGTTCGACATGAAGGAGCGCCGCTTCAACGAACTGAGCGCTGGGGAGCAGCAGCGCACGGCGCTCGCGATGGCTCTGGCGCAGGAGCCGCGCATCATCATGCTCGACGAATCGATCGCGCACCTCGACATCAACCACAGCCAGGAGGTGCTCCGCATCCTGATGAACATCAACCGCGAGGAGAAGATCACGGTGCTGCTCGTCAGCCACGACCTCAACCTTGCCGCGCAGGTTGCCGGGCGGCTGATGCTGGTGCAGCACGGGCGGCTGGTGAAGAACGGCTCGCCGGAGGAGGTGATGAAGTCCGACTTGCTGAGCCGCGTCTATGACTGTGAACTGCGCGTGCGGCGCGACCCCTTCAGCGGCAATCCGGTGGTGAGCGGCGCGCTCGATGAGCTGCTGCGGCGACCGGCAGTGCGCAAGCGGCTGCACGTCATATGCGGCGGTGGGTCGGGCATCGAGTTGTTCCGGCGGCTCTCCATCGAGGGCTTCGAGGTGACGTCCGGGGTGCTCAACCGGCTCGACTCCGACGCCGAAGCGGCCCGTGCGCTTGACATTCCGTGCGTGCTCGAACAGCCCTTCTCGGCGGTCGGAAGCGAGGCGTTCCGGCAGGCTGCCGCGATGGTGTCGCAAGCCGACGGCGTGGTGATCGGCCCGGTGCCCATCGGCCCCGGCAACCTCGTGAACCTCCGGCTCGCCGCCGAAGCGCTCGACGCGGGCAAGCCGGTCTGGATCGCCTCCGGCCTCGACAAGCGCGACTACACGCCCGGCAAGGAGGCCGCCGAAATGTCATCGAGGCTTCGCAATGCCGGAGCGACGGAGTGGAAAGGAATCCAGGAACTGACGGCTCTGCTCAATCGGGCGTGGCCGGAATCGCAACGTTAA
- a CDS encoding FecCD family ABC transporter permease, whose translation MKGGDGCRPMIVQGSPVNRRRALLLAAAIPALLGLSLLLGPSGIGLPDTSSISGRAIIDLRLGRFVMGMLVGAALSTSGTVFQAILRNPLAEPYVLGVSGGAGLGAALSILVGGGILGAAGLPVTAFFFAVVTLFAVYAIAGQGGGMPSVYSLILSGVIVSAICSSVIMFLVSTANVEGMHTVMWWMLGNLQPSSWGDQLIALLFIASASVALWLLAPALNVLTLGREMAHYQGLNAGTVTVSSLLLATLLAATAVSMGGMIGFVGLIVPHVMRAIFGPDHRWLVPASAFGGGAFLVLCDALARIVMAPIEIPVGVVTALAGGPFFLIVLRKRMKYAWND comes from the coding sequence ATGAAGGGCGGCGACGGCTGCCGCCCGATGATCGTTCAGGGTTCGCCGGTCAATCGCCGACGGGCGCTGCTGCTGGCGGCGGCCATTCCGGCGCTGCTCGGTCTGTCGCTTCTGCTTGGTCCGTCCGGCATCGGTCTGCCCGACACGTCGTCGATTTCGGGCCGCGCGATCATCGACCTGCGGCTCGGTCGCTTCGTGATGGGGATGCTGGTCGGTGCGGCGCTCTCGACCTCCGGCACGGTGTTCCAAGCGATTCTGCGCAACCCGCTGGCCGAGCCGTACGTGCTTGGCGTGAGCGGCGGCGCAGGGCTTGGCGCGGCGTTGAGCATCCTCGTTGGCGGCGGAATCCTCGGCGCGGCGGGGCTGCCGGTGACGGCGTTCTTTTTTGCCGTCGTCACGCTTTTCGCGGTCTACGCCATCGCGGGTCAGGGCGGCGGTATGCCGTCGGTTTACAGCCTGATCCTCTCAGGCGTGATCGTGAGCGCGATCTGTTCGAGCGTCATCATGTTTCTCGTCTCGACGGCCAATGTCGAGGGGATGCACACCGTGATGTGGTGGATGCTCGGCAACCTCCAGCCCTCCTCGTGGGGCGACCAGCTCATCGCGCTGCTCTTCATCGCGAGTGCGTCGGTGGCGCTGTGGCTGCTCGCACCGGCGCTGAACGTGCTGACGCTGGGCCGCGAAATGGCGCACTATCAGGGGCTGAACGCCGGGACGGTCACCGTTTCAAGCTTGCTGCTCGCCACGTTGCTGGCGGCCACGGCGGTCTCGATGGGCGGCATGATCGGCTTCGTGGGTCTCATCGTGCCGCACGTCATGCGGGCGATCTTCGGCCCCGACCACCGCTGGCTGGTGCCTGCCTCGGCCTTCGGCGGCGGGGCGTTTCTCGTGCTCTGCGACGCTTTGGCCCGCATCGTTATGGCTCCCATCGAAATTCCCGTTGGAGTGGTGACGGCGCTGGCGGGCGGCCCGTTTTTCCTCATTGTGCTCAGAAAAAGGATGAAGTATGCCTGGAATGACTGA